The following proteins are encoded in a genomic region of Streptomyces lunaelactis:
- a CDS encoding nicotinamide mononucleotide transporter family protein — translation MSALSWLNSEAFTAFDQHIMWSDMIGNTVGLVALALGWRRSIWTWPAQFASGVILVGAYASAHLSGGVGKQLLVIGVALWGWRQWTRGRQQAQDGSIAVRFATWRERGFLIAGAVVGTLAVGTLFTLYPSLSWSPWADAYIFVGTLVAMVAQARGLIEFWFAWLLVDLVGVPLAFNSGLAFSGLVYVVYFALVLWGLRDWWLRSRVSAKPSLEGAAA, via the coding sequence GTGAGCGCTCTGTCCTGGCTCAACTCCGAGGCGTTCACGGCCTTCGACCAGCACATCATGTGGTCCGACATGATCGGCAACACCGTCGGCCTGGTCGCTCTCGCGCTCGGCTGGCGGCGCTCGATATGGACGTGGCCCGCGCAGTTCGCCTCCGGTGTCATCCTCGTCGGGGCGTACGCCTCCGCCCATCTCAGCGGCGGCGTCGGCAAGCAGCTCCTGGTCATCGGCGTCGCACTGTGGGGCTGGCGGCAGTGGACCCGAGGCCGGCAGCAGGCGCAGGACGGCTCCATCGCCGTCCGCTTCGCCACCTGGCGCGAGCGCGGCTTCCTCATCGCCGGTGCGGTCGTCGGCACCCTCGCCGTCGGCACTCTCTTCACGCTCTACCCGTCGCTCTCCTGGAGCCCGTGGGCGGATGCGTACATCTTCGTGGGGACCCTGGTGGCGATGGTCGCCCAGGCCCGCGGTCTGATCGAGTTCTGGTTCGCCTGGCTGCTCGTCGACCTCGTCGGCGTGCCGCTGGCCTTCAACAGTGGCCTGGCCTTCTCCGGCCTGGTCTACGTGGTCTACTTCGCGCTCGTCCTGTGGGGCCTGCGCGACTGGTGGCTGCGCTCCCGAGTGAGCGCCAAGCCCTCCCTGGAAGGAGCGGCAGCATGA
- a CDS encoding MFS transporter, whose protein sequence is MASEVVFGQPQLKRARYAVAAVFCVHGAVTGSFATRIPWIQDHAAVSAGQLGLALAFPALGASVAMPLAGAISHRFGARNALRGLIVLWTLVLTLPSFAPDLLALCGALFVFGATAGMSDVAMNALGVEIENRLDRSIMSGLHGMWSAGALIGSAGGTLAAHLGSDARLHHALAAATLTALGLIACQGVLDLRSDPDEQPPPRFALPPKSALAIGAVGFCAVFAEGASLDWSAVFLRDVLDTSPGLAAASTTAFALTMAVARFAGDRIVDRFGPVRTVRVGGVLATAGGLLVVLAPHPAVAMAGFAFIGLGVAVVVPLAFAAAGRSGPHPSQAIAGVATITYTSGLIAPSAIGAVADATSLVVSFTLVTALAFGLILGAGVLRSAGRESARSGAANNLRPAGSEACERDS, encoded by the coding sequence ATGGCGAGCGAAGTCGTCTTCGGGCAACCGCAGTTGAAGCGGGCGCGGTACGCCGTGGCCGCCGTCTTCTGTGTGCACGGCGCGGTCACCGGCAGCTTCGCCACCCGCATCCCGTGGATTCAGGACCATGCGGCGGTCAGCGCCGGGCAGCTCGGTCTCGCGCTCGCCTTCCCCGCGCTCGGCGCATCGGTGGCGATGCCGCTGGCCGGGGCGATCAGCCACCGCTTCGGCGCGCGCAACGCGCTGCGCGGACTGATCGTGCTCTGGACCCTCGTGCTGACCCTGCCGTCCTTCGCGCCGGATCTGCTCGCCCTGTGCGGCGCACTGTTCGTGTTCGGGGCGACGGCGGGGATGTCCGACGTGGCCATGAACGCCCTGGGCGTCGAGATCGAGAACCGGCTCGACCGGTCGATCATGTCGGGCCTGCACGGCATGTGGAGCGCCGGTGCGCTGATCGGCTCCGCCGGCGGCACGCTCGCCGCGCATCTCGGCAGCGACGCCCGGCTGCACCACGCCCTCGCGGCCGCGACCCTGACCGCGCTCGGGCTGATCGCCTGCCAGGGCGTACTGGATCTGCGCAGCGACCCCGACGAGCAGCCGCCGCCGAGGTTCGCGCTGCCGCCCAAGTCCGCGCTGGCCATCGGCGCGGTCGGGTTCTGCGCGGTGTTCGCGGAGGGTGCGAGCCTGGACTGGTCGGCGGTCTTCCTGCGGGACGTACTGGACACATCGCCCGGTCTCGCGGCCGCCTCCACCACCGCTTTCGCGCTGACCATGGCGGTGGCGCGGTTCGCGGGCGACCGGATCGTGGACCGCTTCGGCCCGGTGCGCACGGTGCGGGTGGGCGGCGTGCTGGCGACCGCGGGCGGGCTGCTGGTGGTCCTGGCACCCCATCCGGCCGTGGCGATGGCCGGCTTCGCGTTCATCGGGCTCGGCGTCGCCGTCGTCGTACCGCTGGCCTTCGCGGCGGCCGGACGCAGCGGCCCCCATCCGAGTCAGGCCATCGCGGGCGTCGCCACGATCACGTACACCTCGGGCCTGATCGCCCCCTCGGCGATCGGCGCGGTCGCCGACGCCACGAGTCTGGTGGTGTCGTTCACTCTGGTGACGGCGCTTGCCTTCGGCCTGATCCTGGGGGCGGGGGTGCTGCGGTCGGCGGGACGGGAGAGCGCGAGGTCCGGCGCCGCGAACAACCTCCGCCCGGCGGGGTCTGAAGCGTGCGAACGGGATTCATGA
- a CDS encoding ROK family transcriptional regulator yields MPASPSTARAINDRLALRLLQQEGPLTAGQLKTMTGLSRPTVADLVERLQGSGLIQVVGESGAERRGPNARVYGIVADRAHLAALDVRTRSVTVVVADLLGVTLAEASLPIGSDTGTEPAVERAVALLERTAREAGASRLHSVGIGAPGLIDPVSGELRDTSGLPAWHRSLVAALQERLPARVLVENETNLAAVAEQRLGVARDRDTFVFLWLGHGIGAALFLDGRLRRGASGGAGEIGFLPVPGTTGLPAADDCEGGFHSLAASAAVCALGAQYGIEAAESQEPRAASVVRAAVAAGRGDFLDALTQRLALGAAAVASVLDPGCVVLGGEVGHAGGTELATRVEARLAELTPLRTEVRAGKLGGAAVLSGALLTAREAAQDELFAPGA; encoded by the coding sequence ATGCCCGCATCCCCGAGCACCGCCCGGGCCATCAACGACCGGCTCGCCCTCCGGCTGCTTCAGCAGGAAGGCCCGTTGACGGCAGGGCAGCTGAAGACCATGACCGGACTCTCCCGTCCCACCGTCGCCGATCTGGTGGAGCGGCTGCAAGGATCCGGCCTGATCCAGGTCGTCGGCGAGTCGGGCGCCGAGCGCCGCGGCCCCAATGCCCGGGTGTACGGGATCGTCGCCGACCGCGCCCACCTCGCCGCCCTCGACGTACGCACCAGAAGCGTGACCGTCGTCGTCGCCGATCTGCTCGGCGTCACCCTCGCCGAGGCCTCACTCCCCATCGGCAGCGACACCGGCACCGAGCCCGCCGTCGAGCGGGCGGTCGCCCTGCTGGAGCGGACGGCGCGGGAGGCGGGTGCGTCCAGGCTGCACAGCGTCGGCATCGGCGCGCCCGGCCTGATCGACCCGGTCAGCGGCGAACTGCGCGACACCAGCGGACTGCCCGCCTGGCACCGGAGCCTCGTCGCCGCCCTCCAGGAGCGCCTGCCTGCCAGGGTTCTCGTCGAGAACGAGACCAATCTGGCGGCCGTCGCGGAACAGCGGCTCGGCGTTGCCCGCGACCGCGACACGTTCGTGTTCCTGTGGCTCGGCCACGGGATCGGGGCGGCCCTCTTCCTGGACGGCAGGCTCCGCCGGGGCGCGTCGGGCGGCGCGGGGGAGATCGGTTTCCTGCCTGTGCCCGGCACGACGGGGCTGCCGGCCGCGGACGACTGCGAGGGCGGCTTCCACTCGCTGGCCGCGTCGGCCGCGGTCTGCGCGCTCGGCGCCCAGTACGGCATCGAGGCGGCGGAGTCCCAGGAGCCCCGGGCCGCATCCGTCGTCCGGGCCGCGGTCGCAGCCGGACGGGGCGACTTCCTCGACGCCCTGACCCAGCGGCTCGCCCTCGGCGCGGCGGCGGTCGCCTCCGTCCTCGACCCGGGCTGCGTGGTCCTCGGCGGGGAGGTCGGCCACGCGGGCGGCACGGAACTGGCCACCCGGGTCGAGGCGCGGCTGGCCGAACTCACCCCGCTGCGTACGGAGGTACGGGCCGGAAAGCTGGGCGGCGCCGCGGTGCTGAGCGGAGCGCTGCTGACGGCCCGCGAGGCGGCCCAGGACGAGCTCTTCGCGCCGGGCGCGTGA
- a CDS encoding bifunctional 3,4-dihydroxy-2-butanone-4-phosphate synthase/GTP cyclohydrolase II produces MTALPTWYSTDNVEDFALDPVEQAIRDIAAGRPVVVVDDEDRENEGDLVVAAEKATPEIIAFMMSECRGLICAPMEGEELERLDLPQMVERNTESMRTAFTVSVDAGPAYGVTTGISASDRATTLQLLASGESEASDFVRPGHVFPLRAKPGGVLVRNGHTEAAVDLARLAGLRPAGAIVEIAGEDGVMLRLPDLIPFARKHGLTIISIEDLIAYRRSSEPTVKREAEVHLPTSFGEFTAFGYRSTVDGIEHVALVHGDIGDGEDVLVRVHSECLTGDIFHSLRCDCGPQLQASMEHITEAGRGVVVYLRGHEGRGIGLLSKLRAYELQERGRDTLDANLELGLPADARDYAAGAQILEDLGVRSLRLMTNNPDKTAALVRHGLTVHGREPMPVQAGEHNLRYLRTKRDRMGHDLPWLDPAGTSTCGNQ; encoded by the coding sequence ATGACTGCACTGCCCACCTGGTACTCCACCGACAACGTCGAGGACTTCGCCCTCGACCCGGTCGAGCAGGCCATCCGCGACATCGCGGCGGGACGGCCCGTCGTGGTCGTCGACGACGAGGACCGCGAGAACGAGGGGGACCTCGTCGTCGCGGCCGAGAAGGCCACGCCCGAGATCATCGCCTTCATGATGAGCGAGTGCCGCGGCCTGATCTGCGCCCCCATGGAGGGCGAGGAGCTGGAGCGGCTCGACCTGCCCCAGATGGTCGAGCGCAACACCGAGTCGATGCGGACGGCCTTCACCGTCTCCGTCGACGCGGGCCCCGCCTACGGCGTGACCACCGGCATCTCCGCATCCGACCGCGCCACCACCCTCCAGCTCCTGGCGAGCGGCGAGTCGGAGGCGTCCGACTTCGTACGCCCCGGCCATGTCTTCCCGCTCCGTGCCAAGCCCGGCGGTGTGCTGGTGCGCAACGGCCACACCGAGGCCGCGGTCGATCTCGCCCGGCTCGCGGGGCTGCGCCCGGCAGGCGCGATCGTCGAGATCGCGGGCGAGGACGGGGTGATGCTGAGGCTGCCCGATCTGATCCCGTTCGCCCGCAAGCACGGCCTGACGATCATCTCCATCGAGGACCTGATCGCCTACCGCCGTTCCTCCGAGCCGACCGTCAAGCGCGAGGCCGAGGTCCATCTGCCCACCTCCTTCGGCGAGTTCACCGCGTTCGGCTACCGCTCCACCGTCGACGGCATCGAGCACGTCGCCCTCGTCCACGGCGACATCGGCGACGGCGAGGACGTCCTCGTCCGCGTCCACTCCGAGTGCCTGACCGGCGACATCTTCCACTCGCTGCGCTGCGACTGCGGCCCCCAGCTGCAGGCGTCCATGGAGCACATCACCGAGGCGGGCCGCGGCGTGGTCGTCTATCTGCGCGGCCACGAGGGCCGCGGCATCGGCCTGCTGTCCAAGCTGCGGGCCTACGAACTCCAGGAGCGCGGCCGCGACACCCTCGACGCCAACCTCGAACTCGGCCTGCCCGCCGATGCCCGCGACTACGCGGCAGGCGCGCAGATCCTCGAGGACCTCGGCGTACGCAGCCTGCGGCTGATGACCAACAACCCCGACAAGACCGCCGCGCTCGTACGGCACGGTCTCACCGTCCACGGACGCGAGCCGATGCCCGTCCAGGCGGGCGAGCACAATCTCCGGTACCTGCGCACCAAGCGGGACCGGATGGGGCACGACCTGCCCTGGCTCGACCCCGCAGGCACGTCCACCTGCGGCAACCAGTAA
- a CDS encoding SDR family oxidoreductase, which translates to MTSILVTGGTGTLGSRVSAKLREGGHEVRVLSRHSQAYAVDLRNGTGLDAAVEGVDAIVHCASAPRGGDDEAASRLLDAARRAEVRHLLYISIVGVDRLPLGYYVMKRKVERMIEEAGESGPGWTILRTTQFHDLVLRMLAGAARLPVMPLPSGVSVQPIDTDEVAERLAELAVTGPAGRVEDMGGPEIRPLPDLARAYLRARGRRRPLLPVRLAGKAYAGYRAGDHLTPERAVGKVTFEQFLTQRLG; encoded by the coding sequence ATGACTTCGATCCTGGTGACAGGCGGTACGGGAACGCTGGGCAGTCGGGTGAGCGCGAAGCTGCGCGAGGGCGGACACGAGGTACGGGTGCTCAGCCGCCACTCCCAGGCGTACGCCGTCGATCTGCGCAACGGCACGGGACTGGACGCGGCGGTCGAGGGCGTGGACGCGATCGTCCACTGCGCCTCCGCTCCGCGTGGAGGCGATGACGAGGCAGCCTCGAGGCTGCTGGACGCGGCGCGGCGTGCCGAGGTCCGGCATCTCCTCTACATCTCGATCGTCGGCGTGGACCGGCTGCCGCTCGGCTACTACGTCATGAAGCGCAAGGTCGAGCGGATGATCGAGGAGGCCGGGGAGTCGGGACCCGGCTGGACGATTCTGCGGACGACCCAGTTCCACGACCTGGTGCTGCGCATGCTGGCGGGCGCTGCCCGGCTGCCGGTGATGCCGCTGCCGTCCGGGGTGAGTGTCCAGCCCATCGACACGGATGAAGTCGCCGAACGGCTGGCCGAGTTGGCCGTCACAGGTCCAGCCGGGCGGGTCGAGGACATGGGCGGTCCGGAGATCCGCCCGCTGCCGGACCTGGCGCGGGCCTATCTCCGCGCCCGCGGCCGGCGTCGCCCGCTGCTGCCGGTCCGCCTGGCGGGGAAGGCGTACGCGGGCTACCGGGCCGGTGACCACCTGACGCCCGAACGGGCCGTCGGGAAGGTCACGTTCGAGCAGTTCCTGACGCAGCGCCTCGGCTGA
- the ribD gene encoding bifunctional diaminohydroxyphosphoribosylaminopyrimidine deaminase/5-amino-6-(5-phosphoribosylamino)uracil reductase RibD produces MATAADADAMRRAIQLAARGLGSTSPNPIVGCVILDASGQPVGAGFHQRAGGPHAEVHALRDAGERARGGTAYVTLEPCNHTGRTGPCAQALIDAGIGRVVYAVGDPNPQATGGGDTLRAAGIKVESGLLADEAEAGNIAWLTSVRLGRPYVLWKYAATLDGRIAAQDGTSRWITSSESRADVHRLRAEADAVIVGSGTARADDPHLAVRGIEGAVNEVMPSGTQPLRVVVDTDATAVRPGARVLDDAAPTLIAVAEDAETELPDVVRLPRADRGLSVAALLEALHQRGIRSVLLEGGPTLAGAFVAAGAVDKVVGYLAPVLLGAGPAALADAGISTITEALRLDVTETVRIGPDLRITAVPATTPKER; encoded by the coding sequence GTGGCCACCGCAGCCGACGCAGACGCCATGCGCCGAGCGATTCAGCTCGCCGCGCGCGGACTCGGCTCCACCAGCCCCAACCCCATCGTCGGGTGCGTCATCCTCGACGCCTCCGGACAGCCCGTCGGCGCCGGGTTCCACCAGCGCGCCGGCGGCCCGCACGCAGAGGTCCACGCCCTGCGCGACGCCGGAGAGCGTGCCCGCGGCGGCACCGCGTACGTCACCCTCGAACCCTGCAACCACACCGGCCGCACCGGCCCCTGCGCCCAGGCGCTCATCGACGCCGGGATCGGCCGGGTCGTGTACGCGGTCGGCGACCCCAACCCGCAGGCCACCGGCGGCGGCGACACCCTGCGCGCCGCCGGGATCAAGGTCGAGTCGGGCCTGCTCGCCGACGAGGCCGAAGCGGGCAACATCGCCTGGCTCACCTCCGTACGCCTCGGCCGCCCCTACGTCCTGTGGAAGTACGCCGCCACCCTCGACGGCCGGATCGCCGCCCAGGACGGCACCAGCCGCTGGATCACCTCGTCCGAGTCCCGCGCCGACGTCCACCGGCTCCGCGCCGAGGCCGACGCGGTGATCGTCGGCTCCGGCACGGCCCGCGCCGACGACCCGCACCTCGCGGTCCGCGGCATCGAAGGCGCCGTCAACGAAGTAATGCCGTCAGGCACTCAGCCGCTGCGCGTCGTCGTCGACACCGACGCCACCGCCGTACGGCCCGGAGCCCGCGTCCTCGACGACGCCGCGCCCACGCTGATCGCGGTCGCCGAGGACGCCGAGACCGAACTCCCCGATGTCGTACGGCTGCCGAGAGCCGACCGCGGCCTGTCCGTAGCGGCACTGCTGGAAGCCCTGCACCAGCGCGGTATCCGTTCCGTACTCCTCGAAGGCGGCCCCACGCTCGCCGGCGCCTTCGTCGCCGCGGGAGCCGTCGACAAGGTCGTCGGCTATCTCGCGCCCGTACTCCTCGGCGCGGGCCCCGCGGCCCTCGCCGACGCCGGAATCTCCACGATCACCGAGGCGTTGCGCCTCGACGTGACAGAGACCGTCCGTATCGGCCCCGATCTGCGCATCACCGCCGTCCCCGCAACCACCCCCAAGGAGCGCTGA
- a CDS encoding riboflavin synthase, which produces MFTGIVEELGEVTAVENLGDSSRFRLRGPVVTEGAKHGDSIAVNGVCLTVVDFGDGEFTADVMAETLNRSSLGALETGSRVNLERPMAIGDRLGGHIVQGHVDGTGTIVERKPSENWELVKISLPADLTRYVVEKGSITVDGVSLTVVDAGPDYFTISLIPTTLALTTLGIKQPGDPVNLEVDVIAKYVERLLGADAKENVK; this is translated from the coding sequence GTGTTCACCGGAATCGTCGAAGAACTGGGTGAGGTCACCGCCGTCGAGAACCTCGGCGACTCCTCCCGCTTCCGACTGCGCGGCCCCGTCGTGACCGAAGGCGCCAAGCACGGCGACTCCATCGCCGTCAACGGCGTCTGCCTCACCGTCGTCGACTTCGGCGACGGCGAGTTCACCGCCGACGTGATGGCCGAGACCCTCAATCGCTCCAGCCTCGGCGCGCTCGAGACCGGCTCCCGGGTCAACCTGGAGCGGCCGATGGCCATCGGCGACCGGCTCGGCGGGCACATCGTCCAGGGCCATGTGGACGGCACCGGCACCATCGTCGAGCGGAAGCCGTCGGAGAACTGGGAGCTCGTGAAGATCTCCCTCCCCGCCGACCTCACCCGCTACGTCGTCGAGAAGGGCTCGATCACCGTCGACGGAGTGAGCCTCACCGTCGTCGACGCCGGGCCCGACTACTTCACCATCAGCCTCATCCCCACCACCCTCGCGCTGACCACGCTCGGCATCAAGCAGCCCGGCGACCCGGTCAACCTCGAGGTCGACGTCATCGCCAAGTACGTCGAGCGGCTGCTCGGCGCCGACGCCAAGGAGAACGTGAAGTGA
- a CDS encoding Lrp/AsnC family transcriptional regulator, with product MRLNDLDERIVHALAEDARRSYADIGSEVGLSAPAVKRRVDRLRAEGAITGFTVRVDPKALGWATEGFIEIYCSRNTSPESIERGLKRYPEIASASTVTGDADAIVQVFAADMRHFERVLERIAGEPFVERTKSVLVLSPLLRRFSSGAPT from the coding sequence GTGCGACTGAACGATCTCGACGAACGCATCGTCCACGCCCTTGCCGAGGATGCCCGCCGCTCCTACGCGGACATCGGCTCCGAGGTGGGCCTCTCCGCCCCCGCCGTCAAGCGGCGGGTCGACCGGCTGCGCGCCGAAGGAGCCATCACCGGTTTCACCGTACGGGTGGACCCCAAGGCACTCGGCTGGGCGACCGAGGGCTTCATCGAGATCTACTGCAGCCGCAACACCTCGCCCGAGTCCATCGAGCGCGGTCTCAAGCGCTACCCGGAGATCGCGTCCGCCTCCACCGTCACCGGTGACGCGGACGCGATCGTCCAGGTCTTCGCCGCCGACATGAGGCACTTCGAGCGAGTGCTGGAGCGCATCGCGGGCGAGCCCTTCGTGGAGCGCACCAAGTCGGTGCTGGTGCTCTCCCCGCTGCTCAGACGCTTCTCGTCGGGCGCACCCACCTAG
- a CDS encoding DUF5995 family protein, which yields MAQTEQFAARAGSRTSPVDSVVARMRSYRSDWPATDGVAVFNRVYLAVTEEIGRRIDSGGFPDRRAAVTLDVLFARRYLTAVETVAQGRRAPACWRPLFQYRRHPGVRPVQFALAGINAHIGHDLALAVVDTSRALDCEPADLEGEFERVGDILTLLEERIREDLMPGPDLLELADPLTHLLGSWSLDRARDGAWSAARLLWGVREFPGLAEEFTERLDTGVGLVGRCLLTPLP from the coding sequence ATGGCGCAGACGGAACAGTTCGCAGCGCGGGCCGGCAGCCGAACGTCCCCGGTCGACTCCGTGGTGGCGCGTATGCGCTCGTACCGCTCCGACTGGCCGGCGACGGACGGAGTCGCCGTCTTCAACCGGGTCTATCTGGCCGTGACGGAGGAGATCGGCCGGCGTATCGACAGCGGCGGGTTCCCCGACCGGCGGGCCGCCGTCACCCTGGACGTCCTCTTCGCCCGGCGCTATCTGACGGCCGTCGAGACAGTGGCTCAGGGGCGCCGGGCACCGGCGTGCTGGCGGCCGCTCTTCCAGTACCGGCGCCATCCCGGCGTACGGCCGGTCCAGTTCGCCCTCGCCGGTATCAATGCGCATATCGGGCACGATCTGGCGCTTGCGGTGGTGGACACGAGTCGTGCCCTCGACTGCGAACCGGCCGACCTGGAGGGTGAGTTCGAGCGCGTGGGCGACATCCTCACGCTGCTGGAGGAGCGTATTCGCGAGGATCTGATGCCGGGCCCCGATCTGCTGGAGCTCGCCGATCCGCTGACGCATCTGCTGGGCTCCTGGAGCCTGGACCGGGCCCGCGACGGCGCCTGGTCGGCGGCGCGGCTGCTGTGGGGCGTACGGGAATTCCCGGGCCTGGCCGAGGAGTTCACCGAACGGCTGGACACGGGTGTCGGGCTCGTGGGGCGCTGCCTGCTCACCCCCTTGCCCTGA
- a CDS encoding flavin monoamine oxidase family protein produces MTSTVPTAVQHTDAQPPITMFGPDFPYAYDDFLAHPAGIGQIPATEHGTEVAVIGGGLSGLVAAYELMKMGLKPVVYEADRIGGRLRTVGFDGCVPELTAEMGAMRFPPSSTALQHYIDLVGLTTEPFPNPLSPSTPSTVVDLKGESHYAETIDDLPQVYRDVMDAWNACLEEGADFSDMNRAMRERDVPRIREIWAKLVEKLDNQTFYGFLCDSEAFKSFRHREIFGQVGFGTGGWDTDFPNSILEILRVVYSEADDHHRGIVEGSQQLPLRLWEREPEKIVHWAQGTSLKSLHEGDPRPAVTRLHRTAGNRITVTDASGDIRTYQAAIFTAQSWMLLSKIACDDSLFPIDHWTAMERTHYMESSKLFVPVDRPFWLDKDEETGRDVMSMTLTDRMTRGTYLLDNGPDKPAVICLSYTWCDDSLKWLPLSANERMEVMLKSLKEIYPKVDVRSHIIGNPVTVSWENEPYFMGAFKANLPGHYRYQRRLFTHFMQDRLPEDKRGIFLAGDDISWTAGWAEGAVQTALNAVWGVMAQFGGTTDPSNPGPGDLYDEIAPVELPED; encoded by the coding sequence ATGACGTCCACTGTGCCCACCGCTGTCCAGCACACCGACGCGCAGCCGCCGATCACCATGTTCGGTCCGGACTTCCCGTACGCGTACGACGACTTCCTCGCCCACCCCGCGGGCATCGGCCAGATACCGGCGACCGAGCACGGCACCGAGGTCGCGGTCATCGGCGGCGGGCTCTCCGGCCTCGTCGCCGCTTACGAGCTGATGAAGATGGGCCTCAAGCCGGTCGTCTACGAGGCGGACCGGATCGGCGGCCGGCTGCGCACCGTCGGCTTCGACGGCTGTGTCCCGGAACTGACCGCCGAGATGGGCGCGATGCGCTTCCCGCCGTCCTCCACGGCGCTTCAGCACTACATCGACCTGGTGGGCCTGACGACCGAGCCCTTCCCCAACCCCCTTTCCCCCAGCACCCCGTCGACCGTCGTCGACCTCAAGGGCGAGTCGCACTACGCCGAGACCATCGACGATCTGCCGCAGGTCTACCGCGATGTCATGGACGCCTGGAACGCCTGTCTCGAAGAGGGCGCCGACTTCTCCGACATGAACCGCGCCATGCGCGAGCGCGATGTGCCGCGGATCCGTGAGATCTGGGCGAAGCTGGTGGAGAAGCTCGACAACCAGACGTTCTACGGCTTCCTCTGCGACTCCGAGGCCTTCAAGTCCTTCCGGCACCGCGAGATCTTCGGCCAGGTCGGCTTCGGCACCGGCGGCTGGGACACCGACTTCCCCAACTCCATCCTGGAGATCCTGCGCGTCGTCTACTCCGAGGCGGACGACCACCACCGCGGCATCGTCGAAGGCAGCCAGCAGCTGCCGCTGCGGCTCTGGGAGCGCGAGCCCGAGAAGATCGTTCACTGGGCACAGGGCACGTCCCTGAAGTCCCTCCACGAGGGCGACCCGCGCCCGGCCGTGACCCGGCTGCACCGCACCGCGGGCAACCGGATCACCGTCACCGACGCCTCCGGTGACATCCGCACCTACCAGGCGGCCATCTTCACCGCGCAGTCCTGGATGCTGCTGTCCAAGATCGCCTGTGACGACTCGCTCTTCCCGATCGACCACTGGACGGCGATGGAGCGCACTCATTACATGGAGTCGTCCAAGCTCTTCGTCCCGGTCGACCGGCCGTTCTGGCTGGACAAGGACGAGGAAACCGGACGCGATGTCATGTCGATGACGCTGACCGACCGGATGACGCGCGGCACTTATCTGCTGGACAACGGCCCGGACAAGCCCGCCGTCATCTGCCTCTCGTACACGTGGTGCGACGACAGCCTCAAGTGGCTGCCGCTGTCCGCGAACGAGCGGATGGAGGTCATGCTCAAGTCGCTGAAGGAGATCTATCCCAAGGTCGACGTGCGCAGCCACATCATCGGCAACCCGGTCACCGTCTCCTGGGAGAACGAGCCCTACTTCATGGGCGCGTTCAAGGCGAACCTGCCCGGCCACTACCGCTACCAGCGGCGGCTGTTCACCCACTTCATGCAGGACAGGCTGCCCGAGGACAAGCGCGGCATCTTCCTCGCGGGTGACGACATCTCCTGGACGGCCGGCTGGGCCGAGGGCGCCGTACAGACCGCGCTGAACGCGGTGTGGGGCGTGATGGCGCAATTCGGCGGTACGACCGACCCCAGCAACCCCGGCCCCGGTGATCTCTACGACGAGATCGCACCGGTCGAGCTGCCGGAGGACTGA
- a CDS encoding carbon-nitrogen hydrolase family protein: MPPLRTALLQSSGRPGSVAGNLKVLDEAAGRAAAAGAGLLVCPEMYLTGYAIGDDIGRLAEPADGAGAQSVAEIAARHGIAVMYGYPERDGERSEMGVPPAEGWGRSEMGVPPAEDRGRIFNSAQLIGPDGDRLANYRKTHLFGCFEQQWFTPGEQPVVQAELGGIRIGMLICYDVEFPENVRAHALAGTDLLLVPTAQMHPFQFVAESVVPVRAFESQMYIAYVNRTGPEGEFEFVGLSCLASPDGATRARAGRGEELVIGEVDPGLLSASREANPYLRDRRPGLYASLI, translated from the coding sequence ATGCCGCCGCTGCGCACCGCCTTGCTCCAGAGTTCCGGCCGACCGGGTTCGGTCGCCGGGAATCTCAAGGTGCTCGACGAGGCCGCGGGCCGCGCCGCGGCCGCCGGCGCCGGGCTGCTGGTCTGCCCCGAGATGTACCTGACCGGGTACGCCATCGGCGACGACATTGGGCGCCTGGCCGAGCCCGCGGACGGCGCCGGTGCGCAGTCCGTCGCCGAGATCGCGGCACGCCATGGCATCGCGGTCATGTACGGCTACCCCGAGCGCGACGGCGAGCGAAGCGAGATGGGGGTCCCCCCGGCCGAAGGCTGGGGGAGAAGCGAGATGGGGGTACCCCCGGCCGAAGACCGGGGGAGGATCTTCAACTCCGCGCAGCTGATCGGCCCGGACGGCGACCGGCTCGCGAACTACCGCAAGACCCACCTCTTCGGCTGCTTCGAGCAGCAGTGGTTCACCCCGGGCGAGCAGCCTGTCGTCCAGGCCGAGCTCGGCGGGATCCGGATCGGCATGCTGATCTGCTACGACGTGGAGTTCCCCGAGAACGTCCGTGCGCACGCCCTGGCCGGCACCGATCTGCTGCTGGTGCCCACCGCCCAGATGCACCCGTTCCAGTTCGTCGCCGAATCCGTCGTCCCGGTGCGGGCCTTCGAGAGCCAGATGTACATCGCGTACGTCAACAGGACCGGACCGGAGGGTGAGTTCGAGTTCGTCGGGCTCAGCTGCCTCGCGAGCCCCGACGGCGCCACCCGGGCCCGCGCGGGACGCGGTGAGGAGCTGGTGATCGGCGAAGTGGACCCAGGCCTGCTGAGCGCATCGCGCGAAGCGAATCCGTATCTGCGCGACCGCCGCCCAGGCCTGTACGCCTCCCTGATCTGA